The proteins below are encoded in one region of Cololabis saira isolate AMF1-May2022 chromosome 11, fColSai1.1, whole genome shotgun sequence:
- the oacyl gene encoding O-acyltransferase like protein, with translation MNDINTFLWEINQDKPKEYAVLMYDAAGKLGSNVEAGNVNQPGSLQQCRSTVGPSFSGLYCQVFLRQGPVQYFVGICVPDSCTEEDVKTLVLQGKLKFNQTSLVKPIPHILINQSSQEMIMTHCLADTFAPDASDITSLFVCCVMIAVPLAATLFTALMKSERSEPVNPAAEFSHINNGLNVYGTLETDESSSTEMHSSVLEENYSANPVRLWISRSCAYGWLQAFSLQTTSQGLFSNSSSIPGGGYSSLNGIRVLSLLWIICGHSAQFPVINNLDNYKTWKKTVESSPFYVLSISGPVFLAVDTFLLLGGLLSARSLLSSINKAEDKLSASLVANYLFKRLKRIQPLHLFTMCLTISLISLVQWGPYWFPFIDTMMDCKTYWWANLLLISNLLPVHEICIPWTWYLSLDFQCYTTTPVLVYFYRLNRGVFVVVAGGLLLMTTVAGAVTTALLHLPVFQPSTMTSENYVLYYYVKPYTRYGPFLLGIMTGIYLTTKEEHLLKKKWQAALGWFCCLSLMAVLVGLPYILRETPAYPSLPHALYQGLHRPLWALTVSWIIVACEEGYGGFITKVLSLSFWIPLSNISFACYLVHPVFIILYNGLQETPIHYTDINFMYLFFGHLVLTLVASYILTLLVEKPYLLLKWDRV, from the exons TGTACGATGCAGCTGGAAAGCTGGGCAGCAATGTTGAAGCAGGAAATGTCAACCAGCCCGGCTCTCTGCAGCAGTGCCGCTCCACTGTCGGCCCCAGCTTCTCTGGACTATACTGCCAGGTGTTTCTGCGGCAG GGACCAGTCCAGTACTTTGTGGGTATTTGTGTTCCTGACTCCTGCACAGAAGAGGATGTGAAAACCTTGGTGCTTCAAG GCAAACTTAAGTTTAATCAGACGTCCCTCGTTAAACCCATACCTCACATCCTCATCAACCAGTCCAGTCAGGAGATGATCATGACTCACTGTTTGGCTGACACATTTGCTCCAGATGCATCTGATATAACCAGCTT gtttgtgtgttgtgtaatgATTGCAGTTCCTCTGGCAGCTACGCTGTTTACAGCATTGATGAAATCCGAACGGAGTGAACCGGTCAACCCCGCAGCAGAGTTTTCCCATATAAATAATGGCCTCAACGTGTACGGGACCTTGGAGACCGATGAGTCGTCCAGCACTGAAATGCATAGCAGTGTATTGGAAGAAAACT ACAGCGCCAATCCTGTGCGGCTGTGGATTTCTCGAAGCTGTGCGTACGGCTGGCTTCAGGCTTTCTCTCTGCAGACTACCAGCCAGGGTCTCTTCAGCAACTCTTCCTCCATCCCCGGTGGAGGCTACTCCTCGCTGAACGGCATCCGTGTTCTCAGTTTGTTGTGGATCATATGTGGACACTCCGCACAGTTCCCAGTAATTAACAACCTGG ATAACTACAAAACCTGGAAGAAAACAGTTGAGAGCAGCCCATTTTACGTGCTTTCCATCAGCGGGCCGGTGTTTCTGGCTGTAGACACCTTCTTGTTGCTGGG AGGACTGCTCAGTGCCAGGTCCCTGCTGAGCTCCATCAACAAGGCTGAAGACAAACTGAGTGCCAGTTTGGTTGCAAATTACCTCTTCAAAAGACTTAAAAG AATTCAGCCCCTGCATCTGTTTACTATGTGCCTAACCATCAGCCTCATCTCTTTGGTTCAGTGGGGGCCGTACTGGTTCCCATTTATAGACACAATGATGGATTGTAAGACATACTGGTGGGCTAACTTACTGCTGATTAGTAATCTCCTCCCAGTCCATGAGATA TGTATTCCTTGGACATGGTACCTGTCTTTAGACTTCCAGTGTTATACCACCACCCCTGTGTTGGTGTATTTTTACAGACT CAACAGGGGTGTGTTTGTAGTTGTGGCAGGAGGTCTTCTGCTGATGACCACTGTGGCCGGCGCTGTTACAACCGCACTCCTTCATTTACCAGTTTTCCAGCCATCTACAAT gACATCTGAGAACTATGTTTTGTATTATTATGTGAAACCCTACACAAGATATGGACCATTTTTACTGGGGATCATGACTGGAATATACCTGACAACAAAGGAAGAGCACCTGTTAAAGAAAAAG TGGCAGGCAGCCCTTGGCTGGTTCTGTTGTTTGTCACTGATGGCAGTGTTGGTGGGATTGCCCTACATCCTCAGGGAGACCCCAGCCTACCCATCTCTGCCACATGCGCTGTATCAGGGGCTGCACAGACCCCTCTGGGCACTGACCGTGAGTTGGATCATAGTGGCCTGTGAGGAGGGTTATGGAG GTTTTATCACAAAAGTTTTATCACTAAGCTTCTGGATTCCTCTCTCCAACATTAGTTTTGCCTGCTATCTAGTACATCCtgtcttcatcatcctctacaaTGGCTTGCAAGAGACTCCGATCCACTACACGGATATCAACTTT ATGTACCTGTTCTTTGGTCACCTGGTGCTAACGCTGGTGGCGAGCTACATTCTCACTCTGCTGGTGGAGAAGCCTTATCTCCTCTTGAAATGGGACCGCGTTTAG